From the Lancefieldella sp. Marseille-Q7238 genome, one window contains:
- the tilS gene encoding tRNA lysidine(34) synthetase TilS, giving the protein MPTVSRRYAPSASDALPEGAPVVLMVSGGADSTALLVMAATEALDLQDGRGPVKLALDRLCVLHINHQLRGVDAEKDEEFVRSLSAQYGIACVVRRLDIARIAADERLNVEDAGRRARYEEANRLANELCASAGVPRSAARIVTAHNANDRAETFLMNVTRGTGVSGLASIPRRRNRIVRPLLSRTHLELCNYLVERGISWREDLTNVNTYYLRSYVRHQVVPRLEARNPRVLSAIAGTCDIVSDEDAYLNGVATRRLRELLMHESKGYLMLNAAQLAVTEVVIARRVVRIAAKLLTDDPRLEAHHVESVLEAVAAGRGSVNLPRDIQARVSYGTLALTRTDQEEEQTHISNGAPSAWLPVPGMVQLSEGRTLRARLIPVEHGLDVVSFAQAHGREWLGESVLLDAGAAGIDGTHGGRLWAGPPQPGDVLCPLGMHGQSKKLSDLLSASRLPLIERNRVPIVHTSPKGRIVWVAGIRADERSKCTQDTKLLLELSLHEEPLGLPDGGIGGVGSTENTESAG; this is encoded by the coding sequence CGCGGACCTGTGAAACTCGCGCTTGACCGCCTGTGCGTTCTTCACATCAATCATCAGCTTCGTGGCGTAGACGCCGAGAAGGACGAGGAGTTTGTACGGTCCCTTTCCGCCCAATACGGCATTGCGTGTGTCGTACGCAGGCTGGATATCGCGCGTATCGCGGCGGACGAGCGACTGAACGTTGAGGATGCCGGTCGCCGCGCGCGCTATGAGGAGGCAAATCGGCTGGCAAATGAGTTGTGTGCCAGCGCCGGCGTGCCGCGATCGGCCGCTCGCATTGTGACCGCGCATAACGCCAATGACCGCGCGGAAACCTTTCTTATGAACGTGACGCGCGGAACGGGCGTCTCGGGACTCGCGTCTATCCCGCGCCGTCGCAATCGCATTGTGCGCCCTCTTTTGAGCCGGACGCACCTTGAGCTGTGCAACTATCTTGTTGAGCGTGGAATTTCGTGGCGAGAAGACCTTACGAATGTCAATACCTACTATCTGCGCTCGTACGTTCGCCATCAGGTAGTGCCGCGTCTTGAGGCGAGAAATCCGCGCGTGCTTTCCGCTATTGCGGGAACGTGCGACATCGTATCTGATGAGGATGCGTACCTGAACGGCGTCGCGACACGCCGTCTGCGGGAGCTGCTGATGCATGAGAGCAAAGGTTACCTGATGCTCAACGCGGCGCAGTTGGCAGTAACTGAGGTGGTGATTGCGCGCCGTGTGGTGCGAATTGCGGCAAAACTGCTGACAGATGATCCGCGCTTGGAAGCGCATCACGTTGAAAGCGTTCTTGAAGCGGTGGCTGCGGGCAGAGGCTCGGTCAATCTGCCGCGTGATATTCAAGCTCGCGTTTCATATGGGACGCTTGCGCTTACGCGGACAGATCAGGAAGAGGAGCAAACGCACATTTCAAACGGCGCGCCATCTGCCTGGCTACCTGTTCCCGGGATGGTGCAGCTTTCAGAGGGCCGAACGCTTCGCGCACGGCTCATTCCGGTAGAGCATGGCCTTGATGTCGTTTCATTTGCGCAGGCGCATGGACGCGAATGGCTGGGAGAATCCGTGCTGCTTGACGCGGGTGCCGCGGGAATCGACGGTACGCATGGTGGCCGGCTCTGGGCAGGTCCTCCGCAGCCGGGAGACGTTCTCTGCCCTTTGGGTATGCACGGACAGTCAAAAAAACTTTCTGACCTGCTGAGTGCTTCTCGCCTCCCGCTTATCGAGCGCAATAGGGTGCCCATTGTGCACACATCGCCGAAAGGCCGCATCGTATGGGTTGCGGGAATTCGCGCTGATGAGCGATCAAAATGTACGCAAGATACAAAACTGCTGCTAGAATTAAGTCTTCACGAAGAGCCGTTAGGATTGCCGGACGGAGGTATCGGAGGCGTTGGAAGCACTGAAAATACCGAAAGCGCCGGATAG
- the hpt gene encoding hypoxanthine phosphoribosyltransferase, with protein sequence MTETHPDIEEILLSEDEIQEVVKRVGGEITRDYADKNPLVIAVLRGAVVFMADVMRAITCPMSIDFMAVSSYADGVKSSGVVRIVKDLDTKIEGRDVLIVEDILDSGLTLSYLMRMLQSRNPKSIEIAAFLVKDIEGKSPAVTPRYVGAHVPNAFVVGYGLDYAERYRNLPYVGVLKPSVYE encoded by the coding sequence ATGACGGAAACGCATCCCGATATCGAGGAGATCTTGCTGTCAGAGGATGAGATACAAGAGGTTGTCAAACGTGTGGGCGGAGAGATTACTCGTGATTATGCGGATAAGAATCCTCTGGTCATTGCCGTGCTTCGCGGCGCTGTTGTGTTTATGGCTGATGTGATGCGCGCCATTACCTGCCCTATGTCTATCGATTTCATGGCTGTTTCAAGCTATGCCGATGGTGTGAAAAGCTCGGGAGTTGTCCGCATCGTAAAGGATCTTGACACCAAAATTGAGGGACGTGACGTGCTTATCGTCGAAGACATTCTCGACTCAGGGCTTACCCTTTCCTACCTCATGCGTATGCTGCAGTCGCGCAATCCCAAGTCGATTGAAATTGCGGCGTTTTTGGTAAAGGACATCGAGGGCAAGAGTCCGGCGGTGACGCCGCGCTACGTGGGAGCTCATGTTCCCAATGCCTTTGTGGTTGGGTATGGTCTTGACTATGCCGAAAGGTATCGCAACCTTCCATACGTGGGCGTTCTTAAGCCGTCGGTGTACGAGTAA
- a CDS encoding pyridoxal phosphate-dependent aminotransferase gives MGINQTNLGYGQAKSVIRDIAEFAARRREEIGAENVFDFSIGNPSVPAPLAVRASIEHAMTLPPQAVHSYTASIGTPAARAAVAASLCRRFGAAAATAADVIMTCGAAASVSMAINAVVVPGDEVIVIAPYFPEYRVWIEHAGASCVEVLADEKTFQIDIERLSAAITPQTKAVIVNSPNNPVGAVYTRRNLDMLADALHERQTALGTDIYLISDEPYREIVYGDVDVPWIPEVYDRTIVCYSYSKALSLPGERIGWVFVPPTNPEHDEVYAACAGAARALGFVCAPSLFQLVLVDCVDEPADIEAYARNRDVLTQGLSDLGYEYVQPDGAFYLWVKAPGDDAQKFCERARAYELLPVPSDSFGCPGWLRVSYCVPYDICVNSLAAWKKAAEECGVQ, from the coding sequence ATGGGCATCAATCAAACAAACCTGGGGTACGGACAAGCGAAGTCTGTCATTCGCGATATAGCCGAGTTCGCCGCACGGCGTCGCGAAGAGATTGGCGCCGAAAACGTCTTTGACTTCTCTATCGGCAATCCGTCAGTGCCCGCTCCGCTCGCGGTTCGCGCTTCTATTGAACATGCTATGACGCTTCCGCCACAGGCAGTTCACTCATATACGGCTTCTATCGGCACGCCTGCCGCTCGTGCAGCGGTGGCTGCCTCGTTGTGCCGTCGCTTTGGCGCTGCTGCCGCAACGGCAGCCGATGTCATCATGACATGTGGAGCCGCCGCTTCGGTTTCAATGGCAATCAATGCTGTGGTTGTGCCCGGTGATGAGGTTATCGTTATCGCACCGTATTTTCCTGAGTATCGCGTTTGGATTGAGCATGCGGGAGCTTCTTGCGTTGAAGTTCTCGCTGACGAGAAAACCTTCCAAATCGACATTGAGAGACTTTCCGCGGCGATTACGCCTCAAACGAAAGCTGTCATAGTAAACTCACCCAACAACCCGGTTGGAGCGGTATATACGCGCCGGAATCTGGATATGCTCGCCGACGCGCTGCATGAGCGTCAGACTGCGTTGGGAACTGACATCTATCTGATTTCGGATGAGCCGTACCGCGAGATTGTGTATGGAGATGTAGACGTTCCTTGGATTCCTGAAGTATATGACCGCACGATTGTGTGCTACTCCTACTCCAAGGCATTATCGCTGCCCGGAGAGCGTATCGGCTGGGTATTCGTTCCACCTACAAATCCCGAGCATGACGAAGTATATGCTGCTTGCGCGGGTGCTGCTCGCGCTTTGGGGTTCGTGTGTGCCCCGTCCCTGTTCCAATTGGTGTTGGTTGATTGCGTCGATGAACCCGCTGATATTGAGGCATACGCGCGGAATCGCGATGTGCTGACGCAGGGACTTTCTGATCTGGGCTACGAATATGTTCAGCCTGACGGAGCTTTCTATCTGTGGGTTAAAGCTCCTGGCGATGACGCGCAGAAATTCTGCGAGCGTGCGCGCGCATACGAATTGCTGCCGGTTCCTTCAGATTCATTCGGTTGCCCCGGTTGGCTCCGCGTCAGTTATTGCGTGCCGTACGACATATGCGTCAATTCTCTTGCGGCATGGAAAAAAGCTGCCGAGGAGTGTGGCGTCCAGTAG
- a CDS encoding PHP domain-containing protein — translation MRILCDVHTHTMYSRHAYSTMEENVRMAAEQGFELLGLTDHFSSMLFDEQTLKNFQFFLNLTIVPEAWQGVRILCGCEVDIVDLEGHLFAWDIAADTAINGDKFGHAHSLGELVLSRCDYAVASIHGKDWACGATPAQVTQMYVNVLDNPHVLILGHLGRSFLDFEIDTLIRECRDRGKLIEMNEATYAAGPAPEKQARCRLIAERCAELGCMVSFGSDAHIATRIAHANHISNLLDEVHFPEELMACRDAKTFLKVKQEAGVETDF, via the coding sequence ATGCGCATACTTTGCGATGTACATACACATACGATGTATTCGCGCCACGCGTACTCCACAATGGAGGAGAACGTCCGAATGGCCGCTGAGCAGGGTTTTGAGCTGCTGGGCTTGACAGATCACTTCTCGTCAATGCTGTTTGACGAGCAAACACTGAAGAACTTCCAATTCTTTCTGAACCTTACTATTGTTCCTGAGGCCTGGCAGGGTGTGCGCATTTTGTGCGGCTGCGAAGTGGATATTGTCGATCTTGAAGGGCATTTGTTTGCCTGGGATATTGCTGCCGACACCGCTATAAACGGCGATAAATTCGGCCACGCTCACAGTCTTGGCGAGCTTGTGCTTTCCCGCTGTGATTACGCGGTCGCAAGCATTCACGGAAAAGATTGGGCATGTGGAGCAACGCCCGCTCAAGTGACGCAAATGTATGTGAACGTGCTTGACAATCCGCATGTGCTTATTCTGGGTCACCTGGGCCGGAGCTTCCTTGATTTTGAGATAGATACACTGATTCGCGAGTGTCGCGACCGCGGCAAGCTGATTGAGATGAACGAGGCGACGTATGCGGCGGGTCCTGCTCCGGAGAAACAGGCGAGGTGCCGCCTCATCGCTGAGCGCTGCGCAGAACTTGGCTGCATGGTTTCATTTGGATCGGACGCGCACATTGCGACGCGTATTGCGCATGCGAATCACATATCCAACCTGCTTGATGAGGTTCACTTTCCTGAGGAGCTCATGGCCTGCCGGGACGCTAAGACGTTTTTGAAGGTAAAGCAAGAGGCCGGTGTCGAAACGGATTTCTAA
- a CDS encoding exodeoxyribonuclease III → MSAPSPCNQSQTALAHSASTHNAAEAPVTDSSKTREYTLASWNVNGLRAVLKKDPSFIEVLETIDADIFAIQETKLQEGQVDLEIPGYYQTWNYAERKGYSGTAVFSREEPLQVVRHIDSPVADDEGRICALEFAKFWFVDVYTPNSKDQLARLDERLVWDARYRDFLAGLSQQKPVITCGDFNVAHHEIDLKNPSSNRKNAGFSDEERESFTKLLDAGFTDTFRYRHPDVTGAYSWWSYRFNARKNNAGWRIDYFLVSDRIAERITGASILNEVYGSDHCPVELTIEL, encoded by the coding sequence ATGAGCGCTCCATCACCTTGCAACCAATCGCAAACCGCCCTGGCACACAGCGCATCAACGCACAACGCGGCAGAGGCCCCTGTCACTGATAGCTCAAAGACCCGCGAATATACCCTCGCCTCGTGGAACGTCAACGGACTGCGAGCCGTCTTAAAGAAGGATCCATCGTTTATCGAAGTTCTTGAAACCATTGACGCCGATATCTTTGCCATCCAAGAGACCAAACTGCAGGAAGGTCAGGTTGACCTCGAAATTCCCGGTTATTATCAAACTTGGAATTATGCCGAGCGCAAGGGATATTCAGGTACCGCCGTTTTTTCGCGAGAAGAACCTCTGCAGGTAGTTCGCCACATCGATTCTCCCGTTGCGGATGATGAGGGGCGTATTTGCGCTTTGGAATTTGCGAAGTTTTGGTTTGTCGACGTCTATACACCCAACTCTAAAGACCAGCTTGCGCGCCTCGATGAGCGATTGGTCTGGGACGCTCGATACCGTGACTTTCTCGCAGGTCTTTCTCAACAGAAACCTGTCATTACCTGCGGCGACTTCAATGTTGCCCACCATGAGATCGATCTGAAAAATCCCAGCAGCAACCGTAAGAACGCAGGGTTTTCCGATGAAGAGCGGGAGAGTTTCACCAAGCTTCTTGACGCGGGCTTTACTGACACCTTCCGCTACCGTCATCCTGACGTTACCGGAGCCTACAGTTGGTGGAGTTACCGGTTCAACGCCCGCAAAAACAACGCCGGCTGGCGCATTGATTACTTTTTGGTAAGCGACCGCATCGCCGAGCGGATAACCGGCGCGTCCATCTTGAACGAAGTCTACGGCAGCGATCACTGCCCAGTGGAGCTGACGATAGAGCTGTAG
- the folP gene encoding dihydropteroate synthase: protein MLRQSYTTWQCGNHTLSLARPRIMGILNVTPDSFSDGGENINVKTAVKRGLQMLDEGADIIDVGGESTRPGHTPVDSREEAERVVPVVRELLKAGALVSVDTRHAEVARMCIRLGAQIINDVSGFTDPEMVNVAADSKCGCIVMHWNKEGLGAHIERKRVALDDSRPARPESARSLTSQRRFTLPEEAPIMRQIMGFLGDQARVLMRAGVSHDRICIDPGPGFDKFADEDIVIQRATRSMVSMGYPLLCAVSRKRFVGAVSGVAAAVDRDFATQAICIAAITNGARILRVHDVAGAAQAVNSFWAMTQKDPRQGFVALGSNVGDRVAYLARATQLIDEIPLTCVVSVSHAYETEPAYGIATPVANAVAEIRTELHPLVLLGELLKVEDALDRIRKPGEEGHGPRTIDCDLLWVEGEEHAGKRLTLPHPRLGERDYVLVPMEDLMHDPVRFLTHSGVEVVHADQRVGHVTADLGDITWE from the coding sequence ATGCTGAGGCAAAGCTATACGACATGGCAATGCGGTAACCACACACTTTCCCTTGCCCGCCCGCGAATTATGGGCATTTTGAATGTGACGCCTGACTCGTTTTCTGACGGTGGCGAGAATATCAATGTAAAGACGGCGGTCAAACGTGGTCTCCAGATGCTCGATGAAGGAGCCGACATCATTGACGTTGGCGGCGAGTCTACAAGACCTGGGCATACACCGGTGGATTCAAGGGAAGAGGCTGAGCGTGTTGTTCCTGTGGTTCGCGAGCTTCTTAAAGCAGGGGCTTTAGTATCCGTTGATACGCGCCATGCCGAAGTGGCGCGTATGTGCATTCGCTTAGGCGCACAGATTATCAATGACGTTTCAGGCTTTACCGACCCTGAAATGGTCAACGTCGCCGCAGACTCCAAGTGCGGCTGCATTGTAATGCACTGGAACAAGGAAGGCTTGGGAGCGCATATTGAGCGTAAGCGTGTCGCCCTTGACGACAGCAGGCCGGCTCGGCCTGAAAGCGCCCGTTCTCTGACATCGCAGCGCCGCTTTACGCTGCCCGAAGAGGCGCCCATCATGCGCCAGATTATGGGCTTTTTGGGAGATCAGGCGCGCGTTTTGATGCGCGCAGGCGTTTCTCATGACCGCATCTGCATCGATCCCGGTCCTGGCTTTGATAAGTTCGCCGATGAGGATATCGTTATCCAGCGCGCGACGCGCTCGATGGTGTCTATGGGGTATCCGCTGCTCTGCGCGGTGTCTCGCAAACGGTTTGTGGGCGCGGTATCCGGAGTTGCGGCGGCGGTTGATCGTGATTTCGCGACGCAGGCTATCTGCATTGCCGCCATCACTAATGGCGCGAGAATCCTGCGCGTTCATGACGTGGCTGGAGCCGCTCAAGCCGTTAATTCTTTCTGGGCGATGACTCAAAAAGATCCGCGTCAGGGCTTTGTGGCGCTCGGTTCGAATGTGGGCGATCGAGTGGCGTATTTGGCTCGTGCAACGCAGCTTATCGATGAGATTCCTCTGACCTGCGTGGTTTCTGTAAGCCACGCGTACGAGACGGAGCCCGCATATGGCATTGCAACGCCGGTTGCCAACGCTGTGGCGGAGATTCGTACAGAACTACATCCGCTGGTGCTCTTGGGTGAGCTGCTCAAAGTTGAAGATGCCCTTGATCGTATCCGTAAGCCTGGCGAGGAGGGACACGGTCCGCGTACCATCGACTGTGACCTGCTCTGGGTTGAAGGTGAGGAACATGCGGGCAAGCGTCTGACGCTGCCGCATCCGCGTCTTGGCGAGCGCGATTACGTGCTTGTTCCCATGGAAGATTTGATGCACGATCCCGTTCGCTTCCTGACGCACAGCGGCGTTGAAGTTGTTCACGCGGACCAGCGCGTTGGTCACGTGACCGCCGACCTCGGCGATATTACGTGGGAGTAG
- a CDS encoding type III pantothenate kinase — translation MFLAIDVGNTQTTLGLFDEKGQMLHGWRMSTDTTETADMLHGRLFTFFMKDGFSLNDITAGGIACVVPAVSRAWKRCFEALLDRPLIAVSAASNTGVPVHMPHPERVGADRIANAVAARERYGSPVVVVDFGTATNIDVVDDSGAYRGGAISPGLILSANALFERAAKLSSIPIEAPASALGNDTESAVQSGLVIGAAAQAEGLVARILREPGITGAKVIATGGLAKTVSVATDVFDVVDQELTLRGIYLIWKRG, via the coding sequence ATGTTTTTAGCTATTGACGTAGGCAATACTCAAACGACCCTTGGCCTTTTTGACGAGAAGGGCCAGATGCTTCACGGCTGGCGCATGTCCACCGATACTACTGAAACAGCCGATATGCTGCACGGTCGTCTCTTTACATTCTTTATGAAAGATGGTTTCTCGCTTAACGACATCACTGCCGGAGGAATCGCCTGCGTGGTGCCCGCCGTCTCCCGCGCGTGGAAACGTTGCTTTGAAGCACTCCTTGACCGGCCGCTCATTGCTGTCAGCGCCGCCTCAAATACGGGAGTCCCCGTACACATGCCACATCCCGAACGCGTTGGAGCCGACCGCATCGCCAACGCCGTCGCCGCCCGCGAACGCTACGGATCCCCTGTTGTGGTCGTAGACTTTGGCACCGCTACGAATATCGACGTAGTAGACGATTCAGGCGCGTATCGCGGCGGCGCCATTTCACCCGGCCTCATACTATCCGCAAACGCGCTTTTTGAGCGCGCCGCAAAACTTTCCAGCATCCCCATCGAGGCCCCCGCGTCAGCTTTGGGCAACGACACCGAAAGCGCTGTCCAGTCCGGCTTAGTCATCGGCGCGGCTGCGCAGGCGGAAGGCCTGGTAGCCCGCATTTTGCGTGAACCCGGTATCACCGGCGCAAAGGTTATTGCCACGGGCGGCCTTGCAAAAACCGTCAGCGTGGCAACCGATGTGTTTGACGTGGTGGATCAGGAGCTTACGCTACGCGGCATTTATCTCATCTGGAAGCGCGGATAG
- the rpmE gene encoding 50S ribosomal protein L31, translating into MKQGIHPEYVECTVRCTCGNTWTTRATVPEMRVDLCDKCHPFYTGQQKLVDTGGRVQRFSDKFGEAASARLGAAKAAKEAKAAKAAEQEAARKAAAEAKAAEKAKRAAEFAKNAPAAPAEEPATEPETPVETAETPAESAE; encoded by the coding sequence ATGAAGCAAGGAATTCATCCTGAGTATGTAGAGTGCACGGTTCGCTGCACCTGCGGCAACACGTGGACTACCCGCGCTACCGTTCCTGAAATGCGCGTTGACCTCTGCGATAAGTGCCACCCGTTCTATACCGGTCAGCAGAAGCTCGTTGACACCGGCGGTCGCGTCCAGCGTTTCTCCGACAAGTTCGGCGAGGCCGCTTCCGCTCGTCTTGGAGCGGCAAAGGCTGCCAAGGAGGCAAAGGCCGCAAAGGCTGCCGAGCAAGAGGCCGCTCGTAAGGCTGCTGCTGAGGCGAAGGCCGCGGAGAAAGCAAAGCGCGCTGCGGAGTTTGCGAAGAACGCTCCCGCTGCTCCTGCTGAGGAGCCCGCAACAGAGCCTGAGACGCCCGTTGAGACTGCTGAGACACCTGCAGAGTCCGCGGAGTAA
- the dnaX gene encoding DNA polymerase III subunit gamma/tau, with the protein MESLYTKYRPQTFEQVVGQKHVVETLKRAVLEGKVSHAYLFCGPRGTGKTTMARLLAKALLCRKAPGQLPDGTCEECRFIAAGTHPDVVEIDAASNTGVDNVREEIISRANYAPVRGKGKVYIIDEVHMLTTAAFNALLKTLEEPPAHVTFVLCTTDPQKVLGTVLSRVQRFDFHAIGNEDMLEHLQYVCEAEGFRFDVRALELIVRHARGGMRDALTSLEQLSVFGDGEVALAIAQDFLGEASGSLLAHVSMAIAKRDVATLFDQVNTLVNAGRDVLQFTRELAAHVRNAYVMAAVGVDAAALTVTDDERAQLAQEISAYGSVDRLARVLTILGDASSQMRTASNQRLVLEIACTRLARPEVDLTLESLAERVADVERKLEKAAASGSVPAPMPAPVPASAHTPAPTTVSTPKSAPVSEPASIPVPTPAPTTASTPKSASAPTPASTATPAPQPISELASATPRPSANDEATLTRTWKEIIKQYIAKAPAHGALLQGSTLASDDGSHLLVLLPKGSEFATAMLEREEIKRELLALIEQTLGTRSIAYGESSLQNKAIADAQRNFASPPSGELPRSSMEPAAPVPSPVQASGSSPRAASNSVQETAPKEGSSEFPLPWDEASAAPAPQSTSATAPSVPAVVQSVSMTAPQSVPTATQAPAIPMTEPAPAKEIKPTAKASNPGPTPVQPEVSEVAGELTVSERAAETASSFGSSAETPSGDKHMSSSEIAERSALPKDLSSVASMLEEVFGPAVSVSFESNDEVSANDKEN; encoded by the coding sequence ATGGAATCGCTGTATACAAAGTATCGACCGCAAACATTTGAGCAGGTCGTTGGTCAGAAACATGTTGTTGAGACGTTAAAGCGTGCGGTGCTTGAAGGCAAAGTCAGCCACGCTTATTTGTTTTGCGGTCCGCGAGGAACCGGCAAGACGACTATGGCCCGTCTGCTGGCAAAAGCGCTGCTTTGTCGCAAGGCGCCCGGTCAGCTTCCCGACGGTACCTGCGAAGAATGTCGTTTCATTGCGGCCGGCACGCATCCCGATGTAGTAGAGATTGATGCCGCGTCCAATACGGGCGTTGACAACGTTCGTGAGGAAATCATTTCTCGCGCAAATTATGCGCCGGTAAGAGGTAAGGGCAAGGTCTATATCATCGACGAGGTCCATATGCTGACCACGGCCGCGTTCAATGCTTTGCTTAAGACGCTTGAGGAGCCTCCCGCGCACGTAACCTTTGTTTTATGCACAACTGACCCTCAAAAAGTGTTGGGAACTGTTTTATCCCGCGTGCAGCGATTTGACTTTCACGCGATTGGAAATGAGGACATGCTGGAGCACTTGCAGTATGTGTGTGAGGCCGAGGGTTTCCGCTTTGACGTTCGAGCGCTTGAGCTGATTGTCCGCCACGCCCGCGGCGGTATGCGTGATGCGCTGACCTCTCTGGAGCAGCTTTCTGTCTTTGGCGATGGAGAAGTTGCTCTTGCTATTGCTCAGGACTTTTTAGGGGAGGCGTCAGGCTCACTTTTGGCTCATGTGTCCATGGCAATCGCCAAGCGTGATGTTGCGACCCTCTTTGATCAGGTCAATACGCTGGTAAACGCTGGCCGCGATGTGCTGCAGTTTACCCGGGAACTTGCAGCTCATGTGCGTAACGCCTACGTTATGGCGGCCGTTGGTGTTGATGCGGCTGCTCTCACCGTGACTGATGACGAGCGGGCGCAGCTCGCGCAGGAAATTTCCGCGTATGGTTCTGTAGATAGGCTCGCTCGTGTTCTGACGATACTCGGCGACGCCTCAAGTCAGATGCGTACAGCCTCCAATCAGCGGCTGGTGCTTGAAATCGCGTGCACACGCCTAGCGCGACCTGAAGTTGATTTGACTTTGGAATCACTTGCCGAGCGCGTAGCTGATGTAGAGCGCAAGCTGGAAAAAGCTGCTGCTTCTGGCTCTGTGCCCGCACCGATGCCTGCACCGGTACCAGCATCCGCTCATACACCGGCACCCACGACCGTGTCTACGCCTAAGTCCGCACCCGTATCAGAGCCCGCATCTATACCGGTACCTACACCTGCGCCTACCACTGCGTCTACGCCTAAGTCTGCATCAGCACCTACGCCAGCGTCCACTGCTACACCTGCGCCTCAGCCAATCTCGGAGCTAGCCTCTGCCACTCCGCGCCCGTCTGCAAACGATGAAGCGACTCTAACGCGTACGTGGAAAGAGATTATCAAACAGTACATCGCAAAAGCTCCCGCCCACGGTGCCCTACTACAGGGCTCCACGCTCGCGTCGGACGATGGTTCTCATTTGCTTGTTCTTCTCCCTAAAGGTTCTGAGTTCGCAACGGCGATGCTGGAGCGAGAAGAGATTAAAAGGGAGCTTTTAGCGCTTATCGAGCAGACCTTGGGGACGCGGAGCATCGCGTACGGCGAGTCTTCGCTTCAAAATAAGGCGATTGCAGACGCGCAGCGGAACTTTGCTTCTCCACCTTCAGGAGAACTGCCGAGAAGTAGCATGGAGCCGGCAGCACCCGTTCCGTCTCCCGTGCAGGCTTCAGGCTCGTCTCCGCGCGCGGCGTCTAACTCCGTGCAGGAGACTGCACCCAAGGAAGGCTCGTCTGAGTTTCCTTTGCCGTGGGACGAAGCCTCCGCGGCTCCTGCGCCTCAATCCACATCCGCGACAGCACCATCCGTACCTGCAGTAGTGCAATCCGTGTCGATGACGGCGCCACAGTCCGTACCTACGGCAACTCAGGCGCCTGCGATACCAATGACAGAGCCTGCTCCTGCAAAAGAAATAAAACCAACAGCTAAGGCTTCCAATCCAGGCCCTACACCTGTTCAACCTGAGGTTTCCGAAGTCGCCGGTGAACTCACGGTTTCCGAACGCGCTGCTGAAACGGCTTCGTCCTTTGGCTCTTCTGCGGAGACTCCCTCTGGCGACAAGCATATGTCATCGAGTGAAATCGCTGAGCGCTCGGCGCTTCCAAAAGATCTCAGCAGCGTAGCTTCAATGCTTGAAGAGGTGTTTGGGCCTGCTGTTTCCGTTTCATTTGAATCAAACGATGAAGTATCTGCCAATGATAAGGAGAACTAA
- a CDS encoding YbaB/EbfC family nucleoid-associated protein gives MAKGGFNRGGMNRNQMMAQARKMQEQLLAAQEKAALALHTASAGGGAVKVTVSGDLRLTDLQIDPEVLDPEDVEMLQDMILAATNDALETAEKAASQAMSSVTGGLNIPGLF, from the coding sequence ATGGCTAAAGGTGGATTTAACAGGGGCGGCATGAACCGCAACCAGATGATGGCTCAAGCGCGTAAGATGCAGGAGCAATTGCTGGCAGCGCAGGAAAAGGCCGCATTGGCGCTGCATACGGCAAGCGCCGGCGGTGGAGCGGTCAAGGTCACCGTATCGGGTGATTTACGCCTCACGGACTTGCAGATTGATCCCGAAGTTTTGGATCCGGAGGACGTTGAGATGCTTCAGGACATGATTCTTGCTGCCACAAATGACGCTCTCGAAACTGCCGAAAAGGCGGCAAGCCAGGCGATGAGTTCGGTCACGGGTGGATTGAACATTCCGGGGCTCTTTTAA